In Flexibacter flexilis DSM 6793, one DNA window encodes the following:
- a CDS encoding TIR domain-containing protein, producing the protein MRIFISWSGDVSKQIGEAIKDWLPAVLQNVKPYFTPNDIEKGARWNADISKELEHCKLGIFIYTKDNIDSQWMLFEAGAISKMLDNSKVCPILFGLDNADFKGPLTQFQTSQFQKTDFRKLVYSINNSLSEQKLEEKVLDEVFEMWWPKLENKVNKLLDANKVENIAVRNDRELLEEILAISRITAKRTIETGKSNSKRRYNTEVYEKLVSSFIFGTETIFEIDWEHTKSCLEGDNLQYFVAQNGDFLNPNVNDEGNNWANRVGFLESYRKLKSFIEEYGLRKRDSYFDPENEPPF; encoded by the coding sequence ATGAGAATTTTTATTAGTTGGTCAGGAGACGTAAGTAAGCAAATAGGAGAAGCCATTAAAGATTGGCTACCCGCTGTGTTACAAAATGTCAAACCCTATTTTACTCCAAATGATATTGAAAAAGGAGCACGCTGGAATGCAGATATTTCAAAAGAATTAGAGCATTGTAAGTTAGGAATATTTATATATACAAAGGATAATATTGACAGCCAATGGATGTTGTTTGAAGCAGGTGCAATTAGTAAAATGTTGGACAATTCAAAAGTTTGTCCCATTTTGTTTGGGCTAGACAATGCTGATTTTAAAGGACCACTTACACAATTTCAAACGTCACAATTTCAAAAGACAGATTTTAGAAAATTAGTTTACTCAATCAATAATAGTCTTTCTGAACAAAAACTAGAGGAAAAAGTATTAGATGAAGTTTTTGAAATGTGGTGGCCAAAACTTGAAAATAAGGTTAATAAACTTTTAGATGCTAATAAGGTAGAAAACATTGCTGTTAGAAATGACCGAGAACTTCTTGAAGAAATACTTGCGATTTCTAGAATTACAGCAAAACGTACAATAGAAACAGGTAAGTCAAACTCAAAAAGAAGATATAATACAGAAGTTTATGAAAAACTTGTGTCGAGCTTTATTTTTGGAACAGAAACTATTTTTGAAATAGATTGGGAACATACCAAGTCTTGTTTAGAAGGTGATAATCTTCAATACTTCGTTGCACAAAATGGGGACTTTTTAAATCCTAATGTAAATGATGAAGGAAATAACTGGGCTAATAGGGTTGGGTTTTTAGAATCTTATCGAAAACTTAAGTCATTCATCGAAGAATATGGATTAAGAAAAAGAGATTCATATTTTGACCCTGAAAACGAACCTCCATTTTAA